A stretch of DNA from Methylosinus sp. LW4:
AGCCCATGCCGGGCTCGAAGGCGAAGGGCAGCATTCCGGTGCGGTCGCCGTCGGTGTCGCGCCAGATTTGCGAGCGCTGCGACAGGAAGCCGCTCGGCTCGCCGTCGATGAAGGGCGAATTGGCGAAGAGCGCCGTGACCATCGGCTGCAGCGCCAGGCCGACGCGCAGCTTGTCCACCATGTCCTTCTCGGATGTGTAGTCGAGATTGACCTGAATGGTCGCGGTGCGGAACATCATGTCGAGGCCGAGCGAGCCGACCTTCGGCATATAGCCGGCCATGATCCCATAGCGCTGCTTGGGCATGGCCGGCGTCTCGCTGCGCCGCCATTTGGGGCTCGCACCGAGATCGAGGAAGGAGACGCCGAAACGGCGCGCCACCGGCTCCAGCGCCGCGAAATGGGCGTCGAGCTCGGCCTTCGTGCCATGGACGGTGGCCAGCGGCGCGCCGGAGAGCTCGAACTGTCCGCCCGGCTCCAGCGACACGGCGCCCATGCCATGCGGATCATAGAGGCCGATGATCGCCTCACGGTCGGTGATCGGCTCCCAGCCGAGCGCGGCGCCCAGACCTTCCAGCAGATCCTTTATGCCGCCGGCCGGCGACGTATAGGGAACCGGCGCGCGGCTTTTGTCGAAAAACGCGATTTTCTCGTGTTCCGTCCCGACATTGAGATCGTCGGGCGTCTTAACGCCGGCCTCGAACCACTCCACGAGCGCATTGCGCGACGTGATCGGCGTCGTATCGTTTACGTCGCGAGCCATCAGCAACTTTCAGTGAGGACCGGCGCAGCGGTCCATATAGGTCGACTTCCCTTTCGGCGGGCGCGAAAGGGCGGGCGCGAACCACAGCGCTTCCGGCGTGGGCGCCGAAGCAATATGCGTTCCGGCTGCTGAATTGGCGGAAAAGCCGCCCGCGCGCAAGACCGCCCCGCCGCGCCGGGCGCCCGGGCGGCGCATGGCTTAACGCTTTCGAGACGAATTAAGCTTATGTTTCTGTTACCGAGACGGCCGTGTTTTCGTCAAATGAAATGCGACGCCCGCTCCCCGGCCGGCCCGCCCGAGGAATTTGATCCATGCCGAATTGCCTGCGCCGATTTCTGGCCGACGAGAGCGGAGCGACCACCCTCGAATATGCGATGATCGGCTTTTTTCTCTCGATCGTGATCCTGGCGGCGACGCGCATCATCGGCACAAAGCTCTCGGCGGCCTATTATCTGCCCGTCGCCAATAATCTGACCTGAGCTCTCAGACCTTCGCCGAGGCGAAGATCCGTCCCAGCAATTCGTCGAGATCGGCCTGCCGCTCGGCCGCGGGCGCGAGCGTCTCGCGAATTTTTGTTCGAGCGGCTTCCAGCGCGTCCACGGGCTCGGCGGCGGGGA
This window harbors:
- a CDS encoding glutamate--cysteine ligase, producing the protein MARDVNDTTPITSRNALVEWFEAGVKTPDDLNVGTEHEKIAFFDKSRAPVPYTSPAGGIKDLLEGLGAALGWEPITDREAIIGLYDPHGMGAVSLEPGGQFELSGAPLATVHGTKAELDAHFAALEPVARRFGVSFLDLGASPKWRRSETPAMPKQRYGIMAGYMPKVGSLGLDMMFRTATIQVNLDYTSEKDMVDKLRVGLALQPMVTALFANSPFIDGEPSGFLSQRSQIWRDTDGDRTGMLPFAFEPGMGFERYVDYALDVPLYFVKRGEVYHDVAGASFRDLLDGKLAALPGERATMSDWANHLGAIFPEARLKRYLEMRGADGGPRSHMTALPALFVGLFYDRAALDGALALIEGWSAEEREALRADVPRLALEARIGGRRALDIARDMLALARGGLARRARLDAQGRDETIYLAPLEEIAETGRTLAERRLEAYHGSWGRSVDPAFTDCLL
- a CDS encoding Flp family type IVb pilin, whose amino-acid sequence is MPNCLRRFLADESGATTLEYAMIGFFLSIVILAATRIIGTKLSAAYYLPVANNLT